One stretch of Zingiber officinale cultivar Zhangliang chromosome 6B, Zo_v1.1, whole genome shotgun sequence DNA includes these proteins:
- the LOC121991948 gene encoding 50S ribosomal protein L28, chloroplastic-like, protein MAAAAMAAPPTALFFARAHRHTLLPPSSSASKLRVSSGSFSPATTFSAGALGFGRSQLVGFPVIFTTSLPSLRAPHKLPIGPVVARRVCPFTGKKANRANKVSFSNHKTKKLQFVNLQYKRIWWEAGKRYVKLRLSTKALKTIEKNGLDAVAKKAGIDLRKE, encoded by the exons ATGGCGGCGGCGGCCATGGCGGCGCCTCCGACGGCGCTTTTCTTCGCCAGGGCGCACCGGCACACACTGCTTCCTCCTTCCTCGTCCGCCTCCAAGCTTAGGGTTTCCTCCGGAAGCTTCTCTCCCGCCACGACTTTTTCCGCTGGAGCACTAGGTTTCGGCAGGTCCCAGTTGGTCGGCTTCCCTGTCATCTTCACCACCAGTCTCCCTTCACTTCGGGCTCCTCACAAGCTTCCAATTGGCCCCGTTGTTGCTC GGCGGGTGTGCCCTTTTACCGGGAAGAAGGCTAACAGAGCAAATAAAGTCTCCTTCTCAAACCACAAGACAAAGAAGCTCCAGTTTGTCAATTTGCAGTACAAGAGGATCTGGTGGGAAGCAGGGAAACGATACGTAAAACTACGCTTGTCAACAAAGGCACTGAAGACCATTGAGAAGAATGGTCTGGATGCTGTTGCTAAGAAGGCTGGAATTGACCTCCGAAAAGAATGA
- the LOC121991947 gene encoding peroxisomal membrane protein PMP22-like, protein MSEIVLVAWQRYLRQLQLHPLRTKAITSGILAGCSDAIAQKISGVKKLQLRRLLLLMLYGFIYAGPFGHFLHKLMEKIFKGKKGNETVAKKVILEQLTSSPWNNMFFMAYYGLVVEGRSFSLVSKKIRNDYPSIQLTAWKFWPIVGWINYQYMPLQLRVLFHSFVASCWGVFLNLKARSAATVKKA, encoded by the exons ATGTCGGAGATCGTGCTCGTGGCATGGCAGCGTTACCTTCGGCAACTACAACTCCATCCCCTCAGAACGAAG GCCATCACTTCAGGGATCTTGGCCGGGTGTAGCGACGCGATCGCGCAGAAGATATCCGGGGTCAAGAAGCTCCAGTTGAGAAGGTTGCTTCTCCTCATG CTCTATGGTTTTATCTATGCTGGACCTTTCGGCCACTTCCTCCACAAACTTATGGAAAAAATTTTTAAGGGAAAGAAAGGAAATGAAACTGTTGCCAAAAAG GTAATTTTGGAACAACTAACGTCCTCACCGTGGAATAACATGTTTTTTATGGCATACTATGGATTAGTTGTTGAAG GAAGGTCATTTAGCCTAGTGAGCAAGAAAATAAGGAATGATTACCCATCCATCCAATTGACTGCATGGAAG TTTTGGCCAATAGTTGGGTGGATAAACTATCAGTACATGCCTCTCCAGCTACGCGTCCTGTTCCACAGCTTTGTTGCTTCCTGCTG GGGTGTTTTTCTGAACCTAAAAGCACGATCAGCTGCTACTGTAAAGAAGGCATAA